From Sporosarcina sp. ANT_H38, one genomic window encodes:
- a CDS encoding YbaB/EbfC family nucleoid-associated protein, with translation MKGMGNMQGMMKQMQKMQKQMAVAQEELGEKRLEGAAGGGMVKVIVSGDKQVVEVIVDPSVVDPEDVEMLQDLIVIATNDAMSKAEELTNSTMGQFTKGLNLPGMF, from the coding sequence ATGAAGGGTATGGGAAATATGCAAGGCATGATGAAACAGATGCAAAAAATGCAAAAACAAATGGCTGTAGCACAGGAAGAGCTCGGTGAAAAACGTCTTGAGGGCGCGGCGGGTGGAGGCATGGTGAAAGTCATCGTATCTGGAGATAAGCAAGTTGTCGAAGTAATCGTCGATCCGTCTGTAGTGGATCCGGAGGATGTTGAAATGCTACAAGACCTTATTGTTATTGCTACTAATGATGCTATGTCTAAAGCAGAAGAATTAACGAACTCGACGATGGGTCAATTCACAAAAGGGTTGAACCTGCCAGGAATGTTCTAG
- the dnaX gene encoding DNA polymerase III subunit gamma/tau, with product MVYQAFYRVYRPQSFAEMSGQQHVKQTLQNALLHNKTTHAYLFSGPRGTGKTSAAKVFAKALNCENGPAKEPCNECPTCISITEGSNTDVIEFDAASNSRVEEMRDIIEKVRFAPSNARFKVYIIDEVHMLSNSAFNALLKTLEEPPSHVVFILATTEPHKLPLTIISRCQRFDFKPITPADITDRMKTVLADTGIESDESALKVIAQAASGGMRDALSMLDQVVSFSGDKITIEDALLVTGSIGEDIFYQLAEALLGKDAGVVLTLFDRLIAEGKDVSRLAEDLITFFRDLLLLRTAPSLKDLLELIPGDERFVEMAQRFEMDTLYLFIDILAKTQQEMRFSNHAKVYIESAFLKMIHLDSPVQVGGSNHAVDPGLTQKVAELERTIVELQQQMSSGGMNKQTGAEQSAQPRKNASKSSQGFKVPTGKIHEVLKSATKQDIKTIREEWAGMMQTMQRSHAAILEETEPVAASENAFVLKFKYEIHCLMASENTSLRSGLSDALRSRTGKAYEVVYVPEDGWLSVRGDFIRKNGLVKQQEPESSDEGAPDDEMLSFVKEAEQENADPIVTEAEKIFGKDFIEVHDD from the coding sequence TTGGTGTATCAAGCTTTTTACCGCGTATATCGGCCTCAGTCATTTGCTGAGATGTCCGGACAGCAACATGTGAAACAGACACTTCAGAACGCCCTCCTTCATAATAAGACGACACATGCTTATCTTTTCTCGGGTCCAAGAGGTACGGGAAAGACAAGTGCCGCGAAAGTTTTTGCTAAAGCGTTAAATTGTGAAAATGGCCCAGCAAAAGAACCATGCAATGAATGTCCGACGTGTATCAGCATCACAGAAGGGTCGAATACGGATGTCATCGAATTTGATGCGGCTTCGAACTCGCGTGTTGAGGAAATGCGAGACATTATTGAAAAAGTGCGGTTTGCCCCGTCGAATGCTCGTTTTAAAGTGTATATTATCGATGAGGTACATATGTTATCAAATTCGGCATTCAACGCGCTTTTGAAAACACTTGAGGAACCGCCATCGCATGTCGTATTTATCTTGGCAACTACGGAACCGCATAAACTGCCATTGACGATTATTTCGAGATGTCAGCGCTTTGATTTTAAACCGATTACACCTGCTGATATTACTGATCGAATGAAGACAGTGCTTGCGGATACGGGTATTGAGTCTGATGAAAGTGCTTTGAAAGTAATTGCGCAGGCGGCTTCAGGAGGAATGCGTGATGCACTCAGTATGCTCGATCAAGTTGTGTCGTTCAGTGGAGACAAGATAACAATTGAAGATGCACTTCTTGTAACTGGATCAATTGGCGAAGATATTTTCTATCAGTTGGCGGAGGCGCTGCTCGGCAAAGATGCTGGCGTGGTACTAACATTGTTTGATCGACTTATTGCGGAGGGGAAAGATGTTTCCAGACTAGCAGAAGATCTAATTACCTTTTTCAGGGATCTTCTTCTACTACGAACAGCACCCAGCTTAAAAGATTTACTCGAACTCATACCCGGCGATGAACGGTTTGTGGAAATGGCACAACGATTTGAAATGGATACGTTGTATTTATTCATCGATATACTAGCAAAAACGCAACAGGAAATGCGGTTCTCGAATCACGCGAAAGTCTATATTGAATCTGCCTTTTTGAAAATGATTCATCTTGACAGCCCTGTACAGGTCGGTGGTAGCAATCACGCTGTTGACCCAGGACTTACACAGAAGGTGGCGGAACTTGAACGCACAATCGTGGAGTTGCAACAACAAATGTCTAGTGGTGGGATGAATAAGCAAACAGGTGCAGAACAATCCGCACAACCGCGGAAAAATGCATCAAAATCATCGCAAGGTTTCAAAGTTCCAACAGGTAAAATACATGAAGTATTGAAATCTGCGACAAAACAAGACATCAAGACGATTCGTGAAGAGTGGGCGGGAATGATGCAGACGATGCAAAGGTCACATGCTGCAATTCTCGAAGAAACAGAACCGGTCGCAGCATCAGAGAATGCTTTTGTGTTAAAATTCAAATATGAAATCCATTGCCTAATGGCATCTGAAAATACGTCACTTCGGTCGGGTCTGTCTGATGCTTTACGTTCACGAACCGGGAAAGCGTATGAAGTCGTGTATGTCCCTGAAGATGGTTGGTTGAGTGTAAGGGGAGACTTCATTCGAAAAAACGGTCTTGTTAAACAACAAGAACCGGAAAGTTCCGATGAAGGGGCACCTGACGATGAAATGCTTTCTTTTGTAAAGGAAGCAGAGCAGGAAAATGCGGATCCAATTGTAACTGAGGCAGAAAAGATTTTTGGGAAAGATTTCATAGAAGTTCATGACGATTAA
- the thrB gene encoding homoserine kinase: MVESSFSVVVPASTANLGPGFDSIGLALNLYMTVDVSPSEDWEVTYKDDGFEDLPTGEDNLIVKTVTDIADRKGLVVPVSRLIIQSDIPLGKGLGSSATAIAAGIEIANQLLVLNLSEKEKVLLGSGYEGHADNISAALLGGVTISYFDGVAMDIVHIPEPKMGAVILVPPEALLTEASRGLLPGELSHAEATRSSAAANVLSAAIARDDWETAGRMMEKDTFHEPYRKKLFPEFDRIRKVCQERGAYGVTISGAGPSLFVAVKQGVESELAMRLAAEFPYYDCIAVKPSIEGAMIELRKEQAPR, encoded by the coding sequence ATGGTGGAATCCAGTTTTTCCGTTGTCGTACCTGCATCGACGGCAAATCTTGGTCCAGGCTTCGACAGTATCGGACTTGCGCTTAACCTTTATATGACGGTGGACGTATCGCCGTCAGAGGATTGGGAAGTTACGTATAAAGACGATGGTTTTGAAGATTTACCAACCGGAGAAGATAATTTAATTGTGAAGACTGTTACTGATATAGCTGACCGTAAAGGACTTGTTGTGCCTGTATCACGGCTTATCATTCAGTCGGATATTCCGCTTGGTAAAGGACTTGGAAGCAGTGCAACAGCAATTGCGGCAGGAATTGAAATTGCGAATCAGCTTCTTGTATTGAATCTTTCCGAGAAGGAAAAAGTGCTTTTAGGCAGTGGGTACGAAGGGCATGCGGATAATATTTCGGCTGCGCTTCTTGGGGGAGTGACAATTTCTTATTTCGATGGCGTGGCAATGGATATCGTCCATATTCCGGAACCGAAAATGGGAGCAGTGATACTTGTTCCGCCTGAGGCATTGCTGACGGAAGCATCTAGGGGGCTTCTACCAGGCGAACTCTCGCACGCAGAAGCAACACGTAGCAGTGCAGCTGCGAACGTGCTCTCGGCGGCGATTGCTCGAGATGATTGGGAAACGGCGGGGCGTATGATGGAAAAGGATACTTTTCACGAGCCATACCGCAAGAAGTTATTTCCGGAATTCGACCGTATTCGTAAAGTTTGCCAGGAGCGTGGTGCGTACGGCGTGACAATAAGTGGCGCGGGTCCTTCTTTATTCGTGGCTGTGAAACAAGGCGTTGAGAGCGAATTGGCAATGCGATTGGCAGCTGAGTTTCCGTACTATGATTGTATTGCTGTCAAACCATCTATTGAGGGTGCGATGATTGAATTAAGAAAAGAGCAAGCGCCTCGGTAG
- the thrC gene encoding threonine synthase yields MKRWNGLIEEYKEWLPVTENTPALTLQEGNTPLIHMTNLSEQWGINLYVKTEGTNPTGSFKDRGMVMAVAKAKEEGKKVLICASTGNTSASAAAYGARAGMRTIVVIPEGRIALGKLAQAKMYGAEIVEIEGNFDEALAMVRAAGTGDVALVNSVNPYRLEGQKTIAFETIEQLGKVPDIFALPVGNAGNISAAWKGFKEYADKKGTTLPVLLGVQADGAAPIVYNRVFENPETVATAIRIGNPASWELANKALAESNGTILAVTDEEILEAYSLIASSEGIFAEPGSCASIAGVKKQVESGLLKKGSTVVAVLTGNGLKDPDTAIEVNKEQPMMSREQFDAFLSRLKAGTK; encoded by the coding sequence ATGAAAAGATGGAATGGATTAATTGAGGAATATAAAGAATGGTTACCGGTGACAGAAAATACGCCAGCATTGACGTTGCAGGAAGGGAATACTCCTCTCATTCATATGACAAATTTATCGGAGCAATGGGGCATCAACCTTTACGTGAAGACGGAAGGAACGAATCCGACTGGTTCATTTAAAGACCGGGGCATGGTTATGGCGGTCGCAAAGGCGAAAGAAGAAGGGAAAAAGGTTCTAATTTGTGCATCGACGGGTAATACGTCTGCATCGGCAGCGGCATATGGTGCGCGTGCTGGAATGCGTACAATTGTTGTTATTCCGGAAGGGCGAATCGCACTTGGGAAGCTAGCGCAAGCAAAAATGTATGGTGCAGAAATCGTAGAAATCGAAGGCAACTTTGATGAGGCATTAGCAATGGTGCGGGCGGCGGGCACGGGAGACGTTGCGCTTGTGAACTCGGTTAACCCGTATCGCCTTGAAGGTCAAAAGACAATTGCATTTGAAACGATTGAGCAACTTGGAAAAGTACCAGATATTTTCGCGCTTCCGGTTGGGAATGCGGGTAATATTTCTGCGGCTTGGAAAGGGTTCAAGGAATATGCTGATAAGAAGGGGACGACGCTACCGGTTCTTCTTGGTGTACAAGCTGACGGAGCTGCTCCGATTGTTTATAATCGCGTATTCGAAAACCCTGAAACGGTTGCAACAGCGATTCGAATCGGCAATCCCGCAAGTTGGGAACTTGCCAACAAAGCCTTAGCGGAATCAAATGGAACCATCCTTGCTGTAACGGATGAAGAGATTTTAGAAGCATATAGTTTAATTGCTTCTTCTGAAGGTATCTTTGCAGAACCTGGCTCGTGCGCATCAATTGCAGGTGTTAAAAAGCAAGTGGAGAGCGGCTTATTGAAAAAAGGTTCAACTGTAGTTGCGGTATTGACGGGTAATGGATTAAAAGATCCTGATACAGCTATTGAAGTAAATAAAGAGCAACCAATGATGTCACGGGAGCAATTTGATGCATTTCTAAGTAGGTTGAAGGCGGGGACAAAGTAA
- a CDS encoding homoserine dehydrogenase — protein sequence MKNEINIGLLGFGVVGGGVAKILQDHQEDLHHKLGVPVKIKKVLVKNLHKDRETPLPLEAFTDNLYEVLEDSSIDLIVEVMGGTYDAKEAIERSLRAGKGVVTANKDVMAEFGPELLRLADENKCDLFYEASVGGGIPLIRTLEDGLASDRIRALTGIVNGTTNFILTKMKHEKMSYEDALAKATALGFAEADPSADVDGIDAARKMVILSSLSFSTEIRLEDVFVRGMKEIREGDLELAEQFGYTVKLAGSAKKNEDGIEVAVEPVLFPNSHPLASVNNEFNAVYIYGDAVGETMFYGPGAGSLPTATSVTGDIVAACRNLLLGVNGKRLHAPQFERKVKSDSDKFARYFHRICVRDEVGVLTKLTSIYSKHGASLATVVQHSDKKAADAELIFITHQISRQQHLDIMNELNETPEVVGVLSHYRVEGEE from the coding sequence ATGAAAAATGAAATTAACATTGGATTATTAGGATTCGGGGTTGTTGGCGGCGGAGTGGCTAAAATATTGCAGGATCATCAAGAAGACTTGCATCATAAGCTTGGTGTCCCTGTCAAAATAAAAAAAGTTCTCGTGAAAAACTTACATAAAGATCGGGAAACACCTCTTCCTCTAGAAGCGTTTACTGACAATCTGTATGAAGTTCTAGAAGACTCGTCAATAGATTTAATAGTAGAAGTGATGGGCGGCACTTATGATGCGAAAGAGGCGATTGAACGCTCACTGCGTGCTGGCAAAGGGGTCGTAACAGCAAACAAGGACGTCATGGCGGAGTTTGGACCCGAGTTACTGAGGTTAGCGGATGAAAACAAGTGTGACTTGTTTTACGAAGCGAGTGTTGGCGGTGGAATTCCTTTAATCCGCACGCTTGAAGATGGTCTTGCCTCTGATCGGATCCGGGCGTTGACGGGTATTGTGAATGGGACGACGAACTTTATTTTGACAAAAATGAAACATGAAAAGATGTCTTATGAAGATGCATTGGCAAAGGCGACAGCGCTCGGGTTTGCAGAAGCAGATCCATCGGCGGATGTTGATGGAATAGATGCGGCACGTAAAATGGTCATTTTGTCTTCATTGTCTTTTTCCACAGAAATCCGTCTGGAAGATGTCTTTGTGAGAGGGATGAAGGAAATTCGGGAAGGTGATCTCGAGTTGGCTGAGCAGTTCGGCTATACAGTAAAGTTGGCGGGTTCAGCTAAAAAGAATGAAGATGGTATCGAAGTGGCAGTAGAGCCTGTGCTTTTCCCGAATTCACACCCATTGGCGTCTGTGAACAATGAGTTCAATGCAGTATATATTTATGGAGATGCCGTTGGGGAGACAATGTTCTATGGACCGGGGGCAGGATCACTGCCGACTGCCACATCCGTAACGGGAGATATTGTAGCAGCGTGCCGTAATTTACTACTAGGTGTCAATGGTAAAAGGTTACACGCGCCGCAGTTTGAGCGGAAAGTGAAAAGTGATAGCGATAAGTTCGCACGTTATTTCCACCGTATTTGCGTGAGAGATGAAGTCGGTGTCTTGACGAAGTTAACGTCAATTTATAGCAAGCACGGTGCAAGCCTAGCGACAGTTGTTCAGCATTCCGATAAAAAGGCAGCTGATGCAGAACTAATTTTCATCACGCACCAGATTTCTCGACAACAGCATTTAGATATTATGAATGAATTGAACGAAACACCAGAGGTAGTCGGAGTACTAAGCCACTACCGGGTAGAGGGGGAAGAATGA
- a CDS encoding aspartate kinase, producing MKVCKFGGTSVASADQIKKVAQIVKADPARKIIVVSAPGKRFNSDEKVTDLLIQLAEKALNEEDIEQELMGVVERYEQIAAGLGLAKGIISIIKSDLQERLTNNKSDANLFMDCLKASGEDNNAKLIAAYFTHIGMDANYMCPKDAGLLVNERPERVRALPEGDDRLVQLRDKSGIIVFPGFFGYTKDGTLRTFNRGGSDITGSLLAAATEAELYENFTDVDSVFAANPNIVDSPVGIDKMTYREMRELSYAGFSVFHDEALMPAFRRSVPVCIKNTNNPQAPGTLIVNERNYFAQPVIGIAADSGFSTLFVDKYLMNQEIGFGRKLLQILEEEEIPFEHTPSGIDNLSVIIRSKFLNADKEARIIHRVKEELNVDHVHMHSNYSMIVLVGEGMRHSTGLAARAASAISRTGASIQMINQGSSEVSLVFGVHKADENKILKELYAEFFLKSAVLSN from the coding sequence GTGAAAGTTTGTAAATTCGGTGGCACTTCTGTAGCATCCGCCGACCAAATAAAAAAAGTTGCCCAAATCGTAAAAGCTGATCCTGCCCGTAAAATCATCGTTGTCTCGGCACCCGGAAAACGCTTTAATTCGGATGAAAAAGTAACAGATTTGCTAATCCAACTTGCTGAAAAGGCTCTTAATGAGGAAGATATAGAACAAGAACTGATGGGAGTAGTAGAACGCTACGAACAAATCGCGGCCGGACTCGGTCTTGCAAAGGGAATTATATCCATTATTAAAAGTGATTTGCAAGAACGTCTCACTAACAACAAAAGCGACGCCAACCTTTTCATGGATTGCTTAAAAGCATCTGGAGAAGATAACAACGCGAAGCTCATTGCAGCTTACTTCACACATATTGGAATGGATGCAAACTATATGTGTCCAAAAGATGCCGGTCTACTTGTCAATGAACGGCCCGAACGGGTGCGCGCGTTGCCCGAAGGCGATGATCGTTTAGTACAGTTACGGGATAAATCCGGCATAATTGTTTTTCCAGGTTTTTTTGGCTACACAAAAGACGGAACACTTAGAACATTCAACAGAGGCGGATCGGACATAACAGGATCTCTGCTAGCAGCAGCTACAGAAGCTGAACTGTATGAAAACTTTACAGACGTTGATTCTGTCTTTGCAGCCAACCCAAATATTGTCGATAGTCCAGTCGGCATTGATAAAATGACTTACCGTGAAATGCGAGAACTATCCTACGCTGGATTCTCCGTCTTTCACGATGAAGCGCTCATGCCCGCATTCCGTCGTTCCGTTCCTGTGTGCATTAAAAACACCAACAATCCGCAAGCTCCAGGAACACTTATCGTCAATGAACGAAATTACTTTGCACAGCCAGTCATTGGCATTGCAGCAGATAGCGGATTTTCCACTCTGTTTGTCGATAAATATTTAATGAACCAGGAAATTGGGTTTGGAAGAAAGTTATTACAAATCTTAGAGGAAGAAGAAATTCCATTTGAACACACGCCTTCCGGAATCGACAATTTGTCCGTCATCATCAGAAGCAAATTCCTCAACGCTGATAAAGAAGCGCGGATTATACATCGGGTGAAAGAAGAATTGAATGTGGATCACGTCCACATGCATTCCAATTACTCTATGATTGTTCTTGTAGGCGAAGGAATGCGCCATTCCACTGGACTAGCTGCTCGTGCCGCCTCAGCCATCTCACGTACAGGCGCCAGTATCCAGATGATTAACCAAGGTTCTTCAGAAGTGAGTCTTGTATTCGGTGTCCACAAAGCTGACGAAAACAAAATCTTAAAAGAACTGTATGCCGAGTTTTTTCTGAAGTCTGCGGTGCTTTCTAACTAA